Proteins co-encoded in one Methanobacterium veterum genomic window:
- a CDS encoding orc1/cdc6 family replication initiation protein produces MNIFEELGEKNTVFKCKKFLDHRFLPDKLPHREEQIRSVAKYWIEALNSVTPPDITIYGKTGTGKTAVAKFTKKQLLQMAKDKNLNVRVEYVRCTDYTTEYQVIAHLCQQMGQNVPYRGWTKAEVIQSFRNLFKKNVFGKDLILIILLDEIDILLKNDGDGLLYTLTRTENVAIASISNYVDFKKFIKPRVKSSLRDREIVFPPYNAQQLVDILEERAALSFRDNVLNDDVIPLCAALAAKEEGDARYALDLLRTSGELADEKGSDIVFEDYVREAKDHIEHNKVTDIIMTLPSQQQKVLESLLYLTKRKEEITSGRLYEVYKEVSKGDSVSYRRIFDFINELEMLGLISTKTISRGRGRGRTNIIDLQCEINLLEDAMWSA; encoded by the coding sequence ATGAACATCTTTGAAGAACTCGGTGAAAAAAACACTGTTTTTAAGTGCAAAAAATTTTTGGATCATAGATTTTTACCTGATAAGTTACCTCACCGTGAAGAACAGATCCGATCTGTTGCTAAATATTGGATTGAAGCTTTAAACAGCGTCACTCCACCAGATATAACTATTTACGGTAAGACAGGTACTGGAAAGACAGCAGTAGCTAAATTTACAAAAAAACAATTATTACAGATGGCAAAGGACAAAAATCTTAATGTAAGGGTAGAATATGTAAGATGTACTGATTACACAACTGAATATCAAGTTATAGCTCATTTATGTCAGCAAATGGGTCAAAACGTTCCTTACAGAGGTTGGACAAAAGCTGAAGTGATACAATCATTTAGAAATCTTTTTAAAAAGAATGTATTTGGAAAGGACCTTATTTTAATTATTCTTCTTGATGAAATCGATATATTATTGAAAAACGATGGTGATGGTCTTCTTTACACTCTTACAAGGACTGAAAATGTTGCAATCGCGTCTATAAGTAACTATGTTGATTTTAAAAAATTCATAAAACCAAGGGTAAAAAGCAGTTTACGTGATCGAGAGATTGTTTTCCCACCGTACAATGCTCAACAACTTGTTGATATCCTGGAAGAAAGGGCAGCATTGTCTTTTAGAGACAATGTCTTAAATGATGATGTAATTCCGCTTTGTGCAGCTCTTGCAGCAAAAGAAGAAGGGGATGCTAGATATGCTCTGGACCTCCTCAGGACTTCAGGTGAACTTGCAGATGAAAAAGGTTCTGACATTGTATTTGAGGATTATGTAAGGGAAGCAAAGGACCATATTGAGCATAACAAAGTTACTGATATCATAATGACTTTACCAAGCCAGCAGCAGAAAGTTCTGGAATCATTACTCTATCTTACTAAGAGAAAAGAAGAAATAACATCTGGAAGACTCTATGAAGTTTATAAAGAAGTTTCCAAGGGAGATTCAGTATCTTATCGTCGGATATTTGATTTTATAAATGAATTAGAAATGTTAGGACTTATTTCAACTAAAACAATCTCTAGAGGTAGGGGTAGAGGACGAACAAATATTATAGATTTACAGTGTGAAATTAATCTTCTTGAGGATGCTATGTGGAGTGCATAG
- a CDS encoding XTP/dITP diphosphatase has protein sequence MTLSITFITGNKHKVKEAKGIFENFGIELEHTDLGYPEVQGELVDVAKFGAEYAASKLEGPAIVEDAGLFIKALNWFPGTYSSYVQETLGNKGILKLMNDVEDRYAEFRSVIGYCTPKAEPEVFLGAVPGHIAYEERGNYGFAYDPLFIPEGYDKTFGELTTDEKNEFSHRRMSLEKFASWLNEHAASD, from the coding sequence ATGACTCTAAGCATTACATTTATAACTGGTAACAAACACAAAGTTAAAGAAGCCAAAGGAATTTTTGAAAATTTTGGCATAGAGCTTGAACATACAGATCTAGGCTACCCTGAAGTGCAGGGAGAGCTGGTTGATGTGGCCAAATTTGGCGCAGAGTATGCTGCAAGCAAACTAGAAGGGCCTGCAATAGTAGAAGATGCTGGTCTTTTTATAAAAGCCTTAAACTGGTTTCCAGGGACTTATTCGTCCTACGTGCAGGAAACACTTGGTAATAAAGGCATTTTAAAGCTCATGAATGATGTTGAAGACAGGTACGCCGAATTCAGGTCGGTTATTGGCTACTGCACACCCAAAGCCGAGCCCGAGGTTTTTTTAGGCGCTGTTCCAGGACATATTGCATACGAAGAGCGGGGAAATTATGGATTTGCTTACGATCCGCTTTTTATTCCAGAAGGGTACGATAAGACCTTTGGAGAGCTTACAACAGATGAAAAAAATGAATTTTCTCACAGGAGAATGTCGCTTGAAAAATTTGCATCATGGTTAAATGAACATGCTGCAAGTGATTAA
- a CDS encoding 30S ribosomal protein S15 has translation MAIKPEWVEYSTEEIEELILKLTKEGNSTSKIGIILRDQYGIPDVKLITGQKITKILEKHDQGLEYPEDLMNLIRRAVNIREHLEENPKDLHTRRGLRIIESKIRRLVRYYTREGVLPEGWRYDPRSAALLVK, from the coding sequence ATGGCAATTAAGCCTGAATGGGTTGAATACTCAACCGAAGAAATAGAAGAGTTAATCTTAAAACTCACAAAAGAAGGAAACTCCACAAGTAAAATCGGAATTATATTAAGAGACCAGTACGGAATCCCAGATGTTAAACTCATAACCGGACAGAAAATAACCAAAATCCTTGAAAAACACGACCAGGGACTCGAATACCCTGAAGACCTCATGAACCTCATAAGAAGAGCAGTAAACATAAGGGAACACCTTGAAGAAAATCCAAAAGATCTCCACACAAGGAGAGGTTTAAGGATTATCGAATCTAAAATAAGAAGATTAGTCAGATACTACACAAGAGAAGGTGTACTCCCTGAAGGATGGAGATATGACCCAAGAAGCGCAGCATTACTTGTTAAATAG
- the pyrB gene encoding aspartate carbamoyltransferase produces the protein MFMAFNQKDIISIRDFDRKDIEYILKLAEEMEPIARSEKKSDALSGKLLGMLFYEPSTRTRLSFEAAMKRLGGSTIGFAEAGTSSATKGENLTDTVRIVGEYSDALVIRHNMEGTARFVANIVDVPVINAGDGAGQHPTQTMLDLYTMKRILGRIDDLRIALVGDLKYGRTVHSLAYALAKFDVDVSFVSPKELKMPREILHDLSKSGVDVYETDNIHEVLDKTDVLYVTRIQKERFPDPAEYLKIKGAYTITSKLLEGSDAIVMHPLPRIDEISHDVDNTPQGRYFEQAFYGVPVRMALLKSVIK, from the coding sequence GTGTTTATGGCTTTCAATCAAAAAGATATTATTTCAATAAGGGATTTTGACAGAAAAGATATAGAATATATCCTGAAACTAGCCGAAGAAATGGAACCTATCGCTAGATCAGAAAAAAAATCAGATGCGCTGTCTGGAAAACTGCTGGGAATGCTTTTTTATGAACCATCAACAAGGACAAGGCTTTCATTTGAAGCTGCAATGAAACGTCTGGGCGGCAGTACAATTGGTTTTGCAGAAGCTGGGACAAGTTCTGCAACGAAGGGTGAAAACTTAACAGATACCGTGCGGATAGTAGGGGAATATTCTGATGCACTTGTTATAAGGCATAATATGGAAGGAACTGCCCGTTTTGTCGCGAATATAGTTGATGTCCCTGTAATAAATGCGGGAGACGGTGCCGGCCAGCACCCAACTCAAACAATGCTTGATCTTTATACTATGAAACGAATCCTTGGAAGAATTGATGACCTGCGTATTGCACTTGTGGGAGACCTTAAATATGGAAGGACAGTACATTCCCTGGCATATGCACTTGCAAAGTTCGATGTTGATGTGAGCTTTGTATCACCAAAAGAACTTAAAATGCCCCGTGAAATTCTCCATGACCTAAGTAAAAGTGGAGTTGACGTGTACGAAACTGATAATATCCATGAAGTGCTGGATAAGACAGATGTTCTGTACGTGACAAGGATCCAGAAAGAAAGATTCCCTGATCCTGCAGAATATTTGAAAATTAAGGGTGCTTATACCATCACTTCCAAGCTTTTAGAGGGAAGTGATGCCATTGTAATGCATCCACTGCCTAGAATCGATGAAATATCACATGATGTGGATAATACTCCGCAGGGCAGATACTTTGAGCAGGCTTTTTATGGAGTACCTGTTAGAATGGCTCTGTTAAAGTCTGTGATTAAATAA
- a CDS encoding aconitase X catalytic domain-containing protein: MYLTPQEEKMLEGEYGSSVQKSMEILVALGDIYNAKKLVNITSAQISGVSYKTIGDAGLEFLKDMAQDAEVIVPSTLNPAGVDLDRRDLGFSDEFTKWQLKIIEAYRKMDITTTCTCTPYLVGNVPMTGDHIAWSESSAVAYVNSVIGAKTNREGGPGALSAAICGKTPEYGYHLDEERKANLIVDLETEIKGTDYGAIGYLVGKAVGDGVPYFRFKNTSKRDNLKSLGAALASSGAVALYHVENLTPEYKFALEGLETSDLEKISIGREEISETREKLSTSSKKPDLICLGCPHASIEEIKTIAEKVAGKQLQNELWVCTSISVKAAADRMGYTDIIEKAGGKMVCDTCMVVAPIEELGFDVIGVDSAKAANYVPSMCGLDVVFDELENMIVEK; the protein is encoded by the coding sequence ATGTACCTTACACCCCAAGAAGAAAAAATGCTCGAAGGCGAATATGGGTCTTCAGTTCAAAAAAGTATGGAAATATTAGTCGCCTTAGGCGATATATACAACGCTAAAAAGCTGGTGAACATAACATCAGCACAGATATCGGGAGTTTCATATAAAACAATTGGAGATGCCGGTTTAGAGTTTTTAAAGGATATGGCTCAGGATGCAGAAGTCATAGTTCCATCAACCTTAAACCCTGCTGGTGTTGACCTTGACAGAAGAGACCTTGGATTTAGTGATGAATTTACAAAATGGCAGCTAAAAATAATTGAAGCCTACAGGAAGATGGATATAACCACCACATGTACATGTACCCCTTATCTTGTCGGAAACGTTCCTATGACCGGAGATCACATCGCATGGTCTGAATCATCTGCTGTAGCATATGTAAACTCAGTAATTGGTGCTAAAACAAACAGAGAAGGGGGACCTGGGGCACTTTCGGCTGCAATCTGTGGAAAAACCCCAGAATATGGTTACCATCTTGACGAAGAAAGGAAAGCTAATTTAATTGTCGATCTTGAAACTGAAATTAAAGGAACAGACTATGGGGCTATTGGTTACCTTGTTGGGAAAGCTGTTGGTGATGGAGTTCCTTATTTTAGATTTAAAAACACCTCAAAAAGAGATAATTTGAAAAGTTTAGGTGCTGCACTTGCTTCATCAGGCGCCGTTGCACTTTACCATGTTGAAAATTTAACTCCAGAATACAAGTTTGCACTTGAAGGATTGGAAACCAGCGATCTGGAAAAAATCAGCATTGGAAGGGAAGAAATTAGCGAAACCAGAGAAAAACTATCAACAAGCAGCAAAAAACCGGATTTAATATGCTTAGGCTGCCCGCATGCATCCATCGAAGAAATCAAGACCATTGCAGAGAAAGTGGCTGGAAAACAGCTTCAAAACGAGTTGTGGGTTTGCACATCAATTTCAGTAAAAGCTGCAGCAGACAGAATGGGCTACACAGACATAATCGAAAAAGCAGGTGGAAAAATGGTATGCGACACATGTATGGTAGTTGCACCGATTGAAGAGCTCGGCTTTGATGTTATTGGAGTGGATTCAGCTAAAGCAGCCAATTATGTGCCAAGTATGTGCGGATTAGACGTTGTTTTCGATGAATTAGAAAATATGATTGTTGAGAAATAG
- a CDS encoding DEAD/DEAH box helicase — MQKWIEHSLIKDQKIESRLYQQLLAADVLKKGNTMIVAPTALGKTIVAVLVAAERIKNFKGSKVLILAPSKPLVVQHEESFREFLNIPATSLTGDVKPEERIKRWNDHQVICATPQTIESDLISSRYSMENVSLVVFDECHRGVGSYSYVYLAGKYLQQSKYPLVLGLTASPGSVEDKINEVCENLFINDVIIKSEEDPDVAPYFNPVETKWIKTELTEELKEIKKCIDTVLKARLNTLKKMGVIKSVNMGKKDVLIAKGAAQKRIAQSSNPPKKCYYAVSVLTAVINAMHAVELLETQGISTLDKYFDRLKKKRTKAAKGLLMDEDFSKAIRLTKKANENGIEHPKLQLLADILKKELNNKDSKIIVFTQFRDTVDRIYEKCGEEGINAVKFFGQASKEGEKGLTQKKQKEVIKAFKMGVYDVLISTSVAEEGIDIPAVDLVILYEPVPSEIRMIQRRGRTGRKNKGKMYILITKGTRDEAYYWTSINKEHRMKKQLSKRVKRNIAPNEIVKMLPREEEKDGEKVIKPLIYADSREGNSRVLRELDKLDAVIEVKALPVADYQVSGEVGIERKTAKDFVGSIIDKRLYKQAKELVENFRKPVIILEGDDLYSSLLNPNAIRGALSSIAVDFGIPIIPTRSEEDTAAMILRIAIREQIQDKSPVQVRTEKKPLTLYEQQLYIVESLPNIGPVTAKKLLNEFGSVKNIINASQGELKSVEGIGDKIAKSIVDVVSSGFRKISENKTKKLIEVDESKDNIENE; from the coding sequence ATGCAAAAGTGGATAGAACACTCCCTAATCAAAGATCAAAAAATAGAATCACGGCTTTATCAACAACTTCTAGCTGCAGACGTGCTTAAAAAAGGAAATACTATGATAGTAGCGCCTACAGCACTTGGAAAGACAATAGTAGCAGTTTTAGTTGCAGCAGAGCGGATCAAAAATTTCAAGGGCTCAAAAGTTCTTATTCTCGCACCAAGCAAGCCCTTAGTTGTCCAGCACGAGGAAAGCTTCAGGGAATTTTTAAACATCCCAGCAACATCATTAACTGGTGATGTGAAGCCGGAAGAGAGAATTAAAAGATGGAACGATCATCAAGTCATATGTGCAACCCCCCAGACTATAGAATCTGACTTAATATCATCCAGATATTCCATGGAGAACGTTTCACTGGTTGTATTTGATGAATGCCACAGGGGAGTTGGATCTTATTCTTACGTTTATTTAGCAGGTAAATACCTGCAGCAAAGTAAATATCCTCTGGTGCTTGGACTTACAGCTTCTCCAGGGTCTGTTGAAGATAAAATTAATGAAGTATGCGAAAATCTCTTTATAAATGATGTGATCATTAAAAGCGAAGAAGATCCTGACGTTGCACCATACTTTAATCCAGTAGAAACCAAATGGATAAAGACAGAGCTTACAGAAGAGCTCAAAGAGATAAAAAAATGTATCGATACCGTGTTAAAGGCGAGGCTGAACACGCTTAAGAAAATGGGTGTTATAAAGTCTGTGAATATGGGTAAAAAGGATGTTTTAATAGCTAAAGGGGCTGCCCAAAAAAGAATTGCACAGAGTTCTAATCCACCTAAAAAATGTTATTATGCAGTTTCAGTGTTAACTGCAGTTATAAATGCAATGCACGCTGTTGAACTCCTTGAGACCCAGGGAATAAGCACGCTTGACAAATACTTTGACCGGCTTAAAAAGAAAAGGACAAAGGCTGCTAAAGGCCTCTTAATGGATGAAGATTTCTCAAAGGCAATTCGCCTCACTAAAAAAGCGAATGAAAATGGAATTGAACACCCTAAACTTCAATTGCTGGCCGATATTCTAAAAAAAGAACTTAATAACAAAGATTCCAAAATAATTGTTTTCACACAGTTTAGAGATACAGTAGATCGAATATATGAAAAATGTGGTGAAGAAGGAATTAATGCAGTAAAATTTTTTGGCCAGGCTTCAAAAGAAGGTGAAAAAGGATTAACCCAGAAAAAGCAGAAAGAAGTAATCAAAGCTTTTAAAATGGGTGTTTATGATGTTTTAATATCCACAAGTGTTGCCGAGGAAGGTATAGATATACCTGCAGTGGACCTTGTAATCCTTTATGAACCCGTTCCATCAGAAATAAGAATGATACAACGTCGTGGGAGAACTGGAAGAAAAAACAAAGGTAAAATGTACATTTTAATTACTAAAGGTACTAGGGATGAAGCCTATTACTGGACAAGTATTAATAAAGAGCATAGGATGAAAAAACAGCTTTCCAAGAGAGTTAAACGGAATATAGCCCCAAATGAAATCGTTAAAATGCTCCCCCGCGAAGAAGAAAAAGATGGGGAAAAAGTTATAAAACCTTTAATATACGCAGATTCAAGGGAAGGTAATTCCAGGGTTTTACGCGAACTTGATAAGTTAGATGCAGTTATCGAAGTTAAAGCACTTCCGGTAGCAGATTATCAGGTAAGCGGTGAAGTTGGAATCGAGCGAAAAACTGCAAAAGACTTTGTAGGCTCAATCATTGATAAAAGGCTGTATAAACAAGCAAAGGAACTGGTTGAAAATTTCAGGAAGCCTGTGATTATACTGGAAGGAGATGATCTGTATTCTTCCCTCCTTAACCCAAATGCAATAAGAGGAGCTCTATCATCTATAGCTGTTGATTTCGGTATTCCTATAATCCCAACCAGATCTGAAGAAGATACTGCTGCAATGATTTTAAGAATCGCTATAAGGGAACAGATACAGGACAAATCACCAGTACAGGTCAGAACTGAGAAAAAACCACTTACACTATACGAACAGCAGCTGTACATTGTAGAGTCACTGCCAAATATTGGCCCAGTTACTGCTAAAAAACTGCTCAATGAATTCGGTTCTGTGAAAAATATCATTAATGCATCACAGGGAGAACTTAAATCAGTGGAAGGAATTGGGGATAAAATAGCCAAAAGCATAGTTGATGTGGTGAGTTCAGGTTTTAGAAAAATCAGTGAAAATAAAACTAAAAAGCTCATAGAAGTTGATGAATCAAAAGATAACATAGAAAATGAATAA
- a CDS encoding single-stranded-DNA-specific exonuclease RecJ — MTQEAQHYLLNRADEACSLLKEHIKKDHVVRVISHNDSDGLSAAGVMCNAISKQGGKFHVTIVPRLKEEFVRKLRNERYKLFVFCDMGSAYPDLISKLKADSIIADHHQVLGDHDKEYENLVHVNPHLFGMDGTRDVSASGVSYLTVRGMDNVELTGLALVGAYGDMQCSEEIIGVNKMMLDEGLNAGVIEEHEDLKITYKKEEPLYKALSYTFNPALKGISGDPEGTKAFLEERGLSYGIKFDDLAEEEKDLLKEELMKITPKIFDKVYSIPRETPVLRNIEDYSRILDACGKNKKYGVGLSICIGERENALEEGIGFAKKYRDSLVKGINWIKKEGSVHLDNIQYIYTEDKSRKSLMGTISSIGLELEILDPNKPVIAISKMDNIIKVSGRTSMELIRKGVNLGYALGEAAKSFNGAGGGHNIAAGAVVPFKDMDNFTDIVDEIVGTQIRQ, encoded by the coding sequence ATGACCCAAGAAGCGCAGCATTACTTGTTAAATAGAGCTGACGAAGCCTGTTCCCTTTTAAAGGAACATATTAAAAAGGATCATGTTGTGAGAGTAATCTCACACAATGATTCTGATGGACTGTCCGCTGCAGGAGTAATGTGTAACGCAATTTCCAAACAAGGCGGTAAATTTCATGTCACAATAGTTCCAAGACTCAAAGAAGAGTTTGTAAGGAAATTAAGGAATGAAAGGTACAAATTATTCGTTTTCTGTGATATGGGTAGTGCATACCCTGATCTTATAAGTAAATTAAAAGCTGATTCAATAATTGCCGACCACCACCAGGTGTTAGGTGATCATGACAAAGAATATGAAAATTTAGTTCATGTAAACCCACATCTCTTTGGAATGGACGGAACAAGAGACGTGAGCGCCTCAGGAGTTTCTTATTTAACTGTCCGCGGAATGGACAATGTAGAGCTTACAGGGCTTGCATTAGTCGGTGCCTATGGGGATATGCAGTGCAGTGAGGAAATCATAGGCGTCAACAAGATGATGCTTGACGAAGGCCTCAATGCTGGCGTAATCGAAGAACATGAAGACCTTAAAATAACCTACAAAAAGGAAGAACCACTCTATAAAGCACTTTCATATACTTTTAACCCTGCTTTAAAGGGTATTTCTGGAGATCCTGAAGGAACTAAAGCATTCCTGGAAGAACGCGGATTATCCTATGGAATTAAGTTCGACGATCTAGCAGAAGAAGAAAAAGACCTGTTAAAAGAAGAACTCATGAAAATAACTCCTAAAATATTTGACAAAGTTTACAGCATACCCCGTGAAACTCCCGTTTTGAGGAATATCGAAGACTATTCAAGGATCCTTGATGCCTGCGGTAAAAATAAAAAGTACGGTGTCGGACTGAGCATCTGTATCGGGGAAAGAGAGAATGCCCTTGAAGAAGGCATAGGATTTGCTAAAAAGTACAGAGACAGTCTTGTTAAGGGTATAAACTGGATTAAAAAAGAAGGATCAGTTCACTTGGATAATATTCAATATATTTACACTGAAGACAAATCCAGAAAAAGTCTAATGGGTACAATATCCAGTATTGGACTGGAACTTGAAATTTTAGACCCAAATAAGCCAGTGATTGCCATATCCAAAATGGATAACATCATAAAAGTGTCTGGAAGGACCAGCATGGAACTCATTAGAAAAGGTGTGAACCTAGGTTATGCCCTTGGTGAAGCTGCTAAAAGCTTCAATGGAGCTGGTGGAGGTCATAATATCGCTGCAGGTGCAGTGGTGCCTTTTAAAGATATGGATAATTTTACTGATATCGTTGATGAGATAGTTGGGACTCAGATCCGTCAATGA
- a CDS encoding tRNA (adenine-N1)-methyltransferase, whose protein sequence is MRILMDERGKKYIARDEEFHTNFGFITKEDMENGKPGDILKTHLGHEFKVLKANINDYIDLMERKCSIILPKDIGIITAFTGMGSGDRVIDAGTGAGATALHFGNIVGKEGEVNSYEIREDFTEIAKRNVENFGLENVHIKCKDITEGIEEKDVDVIFLDLPRPWDVVEHAKEALKIGGYIATYAPYIEQVQVLHKVLKKFGFSDLNTVECNLREIEVKAKGTRPKTRAVGHTGYLTFARNL, encoded by the coding sequence TTGCGTATTTTAATGGATGAAAGGGGCAAGAAATACATTGCCCGGGATGAAGAATTTCACACTAACTTTGGTTTTATAACAAAAGAGGATATGGAAAATGGTAAACCAGGAGATATCCTTAAAACTCATTTAGGTCATGAATTTAAAGTTTTAAAGGCAAATATCAATGATTATATTGATTTAATGGAAAGAAAATGTTCAATAATATTACCTAAAGATATAGGAATTATAACAGCATTTACAGGTATGGGTTCTGGCGACAGGGTAATTGATGCCGGAACTGGAGCCGGGGCCACAGCACTTCATTTTGGAAATATAGTGGGGAAAGAAGGTGAAGTAAACTCATACGAGATCCGTGAAGATTTTACAGAAATTGCAAAACGTAACGTGGAGAATTTTGGCCTTGAAAACGTGCATATTAAATGCAAAGATATCACTGAAGGAATTGAAGAAAAAGATGTTGATGTAATATTTTTGGATTTACCAAGGCCGTGGGATGTTGTTGAACATGCCAAAGAGGCTCTTAAAATCGGAGGCTATATTGCAACTTATGCTCCTTACATTGAACAGGTACAGGTACTTCATAAAGTGCTTAAAAAATTCGGTTTTTCAGATCTAAATACTGTTGAGTGTAATTTACGCGAAATTGAAGTAAAGGCTAAAGGAACTAGGCCCAAAACAAGGGCTGTTGGCCATACTGGTTACTTGACATTTGCAAGGAATTTGTAG
- a CDS encoding DUF2299 domain-containing protein — protein sequence MSKIESKVQKWLSDEGLFRQKVPDDNTNFHFMINYPEGHVLDIIQPKGKDDMVLIACATNVSPEHQTEIKKLSSKKREEFIWDIRFLLNNQFVDFQLQHPDNILQNFVITEEIFEDGLNKDRLISTVKKIFRAKLQGIWKIQREFGLGEESQGSIQQDNMYV from the coding sequence ATGTCAAAAATTGAAAGTAAAGTTCAAAAATGGCTCTCTGATGAAGGTCTCTTCAGACAAAAAGTTCCTGATGACAATACAAATTTTCACTTCATGATAAATTACCCTGAAGGCCATGTTCTGGACATTATTCAGCCAAAAGGAAAAGATGACATGGTTTTAATTGCATGTGCAACTAATGTAAGTCCAGAACATCAAACTGAGATTAAAAAATTATCTAGTAAAAAAAGAGAAGAATTTATCTGGGATATAAGGTTTCTTTTAAATAATCAGTTCGTTGATTTCCAGCTGCAGCATCCAGACAATATTTTACAGAATTTTGTAATTACAGAAGAAATTTTTGAAGATGGATTGAACAAGGACAGGTTAATTTCAACTGTAAAAAAGATCTTCAGGGCCAAGTTACAGGGAATCTGGAAAATACAGAGAGAATTCGGACTTGGCGAAGAGAGTCAAGGAAGTATTCAGCAGGATAACATGTATGTATAA
- a CDS encoding DUF7847 domain-containing protein translates to MDIGDYYSKSIESFRRNWKITVPSIIASILTVLLFIVGFFGVMAILSPNLSIMWNFTPSIFSQINLNTLLTAGLILLIIEILIFVINAFRTAATVGMAKQIIMDGSASLDIAWKDGIKYFPKIFVVSIIKMILMVIVAAPLILSFYLLFNNMILGGISLLLAGSLIFFIGYILISLIFFVFNQSVVVGQKSVIGSIKDSYHIFWNNKLTVFLVALINGVISLVIGFILGIIFTPLAVVAGPLATQVAGLLVSIILVPYFALVMTYMYMELKMGFQWINGDVKDHIVSTEK, encoded by the coding sequence ATGGATATAGGAGATTATTATTCAAAATCAATTGAAAGTTTTAGAAGAAATTGGAAAATAACTGTACCTTCTATAATAGCTTCAATATTAACGGTATTATTATTTATTGTGGGCTTTTTTGGAGTAATGGCAATTTTATCGCCTAATTTAAGCATTATGTGGAATTTCACACCATCTATATTCTCTCAAATTAATTTAAATACCCTTCTTACAGCTGGTTTGATTCTACTAATCATTGAAATATTGATATTTGTTATAAATGCATTTAGAACTGCTGCTACGGTTGGAATGGCTAAACAAATAATAATGGACGGCTCTGCAAGTCTTGATATTGCATGGAAAGATGGAATAAAATATTTCCCCAAAATATTCGTAGTTTCAATTATAAAGATGATTTTGATGGTTATAGTAGCGGCACCGCTAATTTTAAGCTTTTATCTGCTTTTTAATAACATGATACTAGGTGGAATTTCACTGCTTTTAGCGGGTTCACTGATATTCTTCATTGGTTATATCTTAATTTCACTGATATTCTTTGTATTTAACCAGTCAGTAGTTGTAGGTCAAAAATCAGTTATAGGCTCAATTAAAGACAGTTACCATATATTCTGGAATAATAAACTAACAGTATTCCTTGTCGCGTTAATTAATGGTGTTATTTCACTGGTAATAGGTTTTATACTGGGAATTATTTTTACACCTTTAGCTGTGGTAGCCGGTCCGCTTGCAACCCAGGTTGCAGGGCTTTTGGTAAGTATCATACTTGTTCCTTATTTTGCCCTGGTGATGACTTACATGTATATGGAATTAAAAATGGGCTTTCAGTGGATTAACGGCGATGTAAAGGATCATATAGTGTCAACTGAAAAATAA